A genomic window from Elaeis guineensis isolate ETL-2024a chromosome 3, EG11, whole genome shotgun sequence includes:
- the LOC140856258 gene encoding uncharacterized protein — protein sequence MRCDLREPQEQTITRFLGGLNKEIADTVELQSYVFLDDVIKLPVKVERQRKRGASKPSKTTNSSSLSPWSVPKTVPKQVEKASECPNKRVMFIRESQEEIESEDEAILEEVKEDYVEFADEGELLVIRRNLNLQAKVDDEQCENIFHIRCTIQDKICGIIIDGGSCTNVASTILVEKLNLVTMKHPRPYRLQWLTDDGDVKVTKQPSSFGKALQYDRRTIHDGFKNTYSFAKNGKNIVLAPLSPQQVQKDQLVIEKGKKENLFANKGEVKQVPSEEVSLPPQMKEILEEFTDVFSEEPAYRCNPEEAKKLQRQVADLLEKDYVRESMSPCSVPALLILWKKLGTRLLFSTTCHPQTDGQIEVVNHTLSSLLRTIVNKNMKNWDECLAYVEFAYNRSIHSTTKHSPFEVIYGFNPITPLDLAQLPISERVCMDGKKKAELVKSMHKSIKEQIERKNAAYEKAANRRRKQIRLAPGDLVWIHLRKK from the exons ATGAGATGCGATTTGCGAGAACCTCAAGAACAGACCATTACAAGGTTCTTAGGAGGCTTGAATAAGGAGATTGCTGATACGGTGGAGTTGCAATCTTATGTGTTCCTTGACGATGTGATCAAACTTCCTGTTAAAGTGGAGAGACAGCGCAAGCGTGGTGCAAGTAAGCCAAGTAAGACTACCAACTCATCTTCGTTATCACCATGGTCCGTCCCTAAGACGGTGCCAAAACAAGTAGAAAAAG CCTCTGAATGTCCAAACAAGAGGGTGATGTTCATTCGGgagtcacaagaagaaattgaaagtGAAGATGAGGCTATTTTGGAAGAGGTAAAAGAAGATTATGTGGAGTTTGCAGATGAAGGAGAGCTGTTGGTTATTCGTCGCAACCTGAACCTACAAGCCAAAGTGGATGATGAGCAGTGCGAAAATATCTTCCATATCAGGTGCACCATCCAGGATAAGATATGTGGTATTATCATTGATGGAGGTAGCTGTACCAATGTGGCTTCTACTATTTTGGTAGAAAAACTTAATTTGGTGACTATGAAGCATCCCCGTCCCTATAGATTGCAATGGCTTACTGACGATGGTGATGTGAAGGTTACAAAGCAG CCATCTTCTTTTGGGAAGGCCTTGCAGTACGATCGGAGGACTATTCATGACGGCTTCAAAAACACCTATTCATTTGCCAAGAATGGGAAGAATATAGTGTTGGCACCACTTAGCCCACAACAGGTCCAGAAGGATCAGCTTGTGATTGAAAAGGGCAAGAAAGAGAATCTATTTGCCAACAAGGGGGAAGTGAAGCAA GTTCCAAGTGAAGAAGTCTCCCTTCCACCGCAAATGAAGGAGATCTTGGAGGAATTTACAGATGTATTTTCGGAAGA ACCAGCTTATAGATGCAATCCCGAGGAGGCCAAGAAGTTGCAGCGGCAAGTTGCGGATCttttggagaaggattatgtgagGGAGTCTATGAGCCCATGTTCAGTACCAGCTCTGTTG atcttgtggaagaagcttggtACTAGATTGCTCTTCAGCACGACTTGCCACCCGCAAACCGATGGTCAGATCGAAGTGGTAAATCATACCCTCTCTTCTTTGCTTCGCACTATTGTTAACAAGAATATGAAGAATTGGGATGAGTGTTTGGCTTatgttgagtttgcttacaatcgTAGTATTCATAGCACTACTAAGCATTCTCCTTTTGAAGTGATTTATGGGTTTAATCCTATCACCCCACTTGATTTGGCACAACTTCCAATCAGCGAAAGAGTTtgtatggatgggaagaagaaagctgagttggttaagtccatgcatAAGAGCATCAAGGAGCAGATTGAGAGGAAGAATGCGGCTTATGAGAAGGCAGCCAACAGAAGAAGAAAACAAATTCGCTTGGCTCCaggtgatcttgtttggatacatcttcgcaaaaaataa